The following is a genomic window from Balneolales bacterium ANBcel1.
AAGCGCCCGGAACATCCCGGTATGTCACCACGAAAAATCGCAGAACGACCACTAATCGTCTTGAGTTGAAGAAATTCAACGCGAAACTCAGAAAACACACTCTACACAAAGAGATTAAATAAGGAAAGGTATTATGGCCAAGAAACAGGTTTTCGGTGAAGAGGTACTTGCTGCAAAGGCAGCCCAGAGGAAAATGGCCAAAGTGATTCTCTCAAAAAAATCGGCCAAAGGAAAAGTCTCTTTCAGTGAGACAACCATTGACCAGGACAACGTGAAAGATTTTATCTCTCGCAACAAATCCTGACAGCATCTGTTTATTCGATTTAAAAAGGTTACGCATCTGTTTGTGTAACCTTTTTTTGTTTAATGAAACTGACTACTTTGCCATATATGCCGGGCCATCATTTTCGGGCATGGTATCCTGTTACAAACATGTATATTCCCCTTTCGCTATGAGCAAAACGTACGAAACCATTTTGTCGGATCTAAAAACAGCCATGAAGTCGAAAGATTCCGAACGGCTTCAGGTACTGCGTTCTCTCAAGTCCAAACTTCTTGAGAAGGAGATCAGTGAGAGAAAGGGCGATGAAGTAAAACTTTCCGAAGAGCAGGTCAGGGAGGTGCTGATGAAAGCAGCCAAGCAGCGCAAGGACTCGATTGCTCAATATCGGGACGCCTCCCGCAATGACCTTGCCGAAACGGAGGAAAAGGAGCTGGAAATAATTGAATCCTACCTTCCCGAAATGCTCTCGGAAAATGAAATCAGGTCGATCGCCATGGAAACGATCAAGGAGTTCGGTGCTGATTCTACTGCCGAAATGGGAAAGGTGATGGGAGCTTTGATGCCAAAAGTA
Proteins encoded in this region:
- the rpmG gene encoding 50S ribosomal protein L33; this translates as MAKAKGNRVQVILECTEAPGTSRYVTTKNRRTTTNRLELKKFNAKLRKHTLHKEIK
- a CDS encoding DUF4295 domain-containing protein, which codes for MAKKQVFGEEVLAAKAAQRKMAKVILSKKSAKGKVSFSETTIDQDNVKDFISRNKS
- a CDS encoding GatB/YqeY domain-containing protein, giving the protein MSKTYETILSDLKTAMKSKDSERLQVLRSLKSKLLEKEISERKGDEVKLSEEQVREVLMKAAKQRKDSIAQYRDASRNDLAETEEKELEIIESYLPEMLSENEIRSIAMETIKEFGADSTAEMGKVMGALMPKVKGKADGALVNRVVRELLT